In a genomic window of Brettanomyces nanus chromosome 1, complete sequence:
- a CDS encoding uncharacterized protein (EggNog:ENOG41) has product MSSLDDESKIRKKRNRKFLVCAKCRRMKIKCDRKDPCSHCVKTNAKCQYTAPGGEPRTFQLKASDGFTGKWEVNFQPDQVSDNSSVSSFKVDRTSSDPTEIRSQIDQLKQQLDSLSEKVKGNNIDEISILDVPFPSMKRRVLLSKPSRTLVCGPSSRYSLIFSRPMIRFVMASMKETLDEQRRYWKKVHDKSSRETVLFREALKEDDVVDMINKVICPHYYAFQERLVFFQMNLNHLLYSNFVPMDVIHSLFLSSFHTVDNIGVAQFNRPLKCYFYADISAIVSIVLLVIVFTRYNSDGQKFIHDLSVDTVEMRSLSLQLLKLSEFRRKKTESALISLIVLRSALFVHDNSEGANEEFNSYPVFNIYLSLCFQMGIYLDTNTIDILVFKKKRLLKSRTMSPSQRKELWNYIQTEDAEYSVSMGIPLLIDYNFCAPYYKRSNVFFEKQREYCVLLLREISMKLNSLRAVSMRELLALLDKILSFFKRIPFKVFSDHGLQGVDLDEMANLLKFKFLLLDMIPALCRMIIHAISGLFDSHSFVLQNQDTFNFLTSLAQEMFRTLLFAVSLSLYMMTHICDGRSIFGKEQDGKYLIYFRDVFAKSMSTSFVLWYTLLLSKATKHPELVTDISNAALLLDYPPDYKGNINEQLNVFIIEDVLLSKHSGKSIEYCEAVCGKLLSISELINFASSLYDIMGRNESIKNSLDSFLTLKAVILWMYGLETVQECKELLNRKEMTVTDLITKTKERVESRFNMGRVDSGIKLSDENILLEKMFDSIFSESNLFDLSPDGNSQNDLALLDGAETMSVNRHSNIPLNSEINYGDYEFDMNTEGP; this is encoded by the coding sequence ATGAgttctttggatgatgagAGCAAAATTCGCAAGAAGAGGAACAGAAAGTTTCTTGTATGTGCGAAGTGCCGGCGCATGAAGATCAAATGTGATCGTAAGGATCCGTGCTCTCACTGTGTTAAGACAAATGCCAAGTGTCAGTATACGGCACCTGGCGGGGAACCTCGCACTTTTCAGTTGAAGGCTTCGGATGGATTCACAGGAAAATGGGAAGTGAATTTTCAGCCAGATCAAGTTTCTGACAATTCGTCCGTTTCAAGCTTTAAAGTAGATCGTACCAGCTCTGATCCAACAGAAATACGATCACAGATTGACCAACTAAAGCAGCAACTAGATTCACTTTCGGAAAAGGTTAAGGGAAATaacattgatgaaatttCTATACTTGATgttccttttccttcaatgAAACGGAGAGTGCTGCTGAGCAAACCTTCGCGGACATTGGTATGCGGTCCTAGTTCTAGATATTCTTTAATATTTTCCAGACCGATGATAAGGTTCGTAATGGCCAGCATGAAAGAAACGTTGGATGAACAAAGGCGTTATTGGAAAAAGGTTCACGATAAAAGTTCACGGGAGACTGTGCTTTTCCGTGAAGCTTTaaaggaagatgatgtAGTGGATATGATTAATAAGGTAATTTGTCCCCATTACTACGCGTTCCAAGAGCGActtgttttctttcagaTGAATTTGAATCACCTACTATACTCAAACTTTGTGCCAATGGACGTGATTCACTCTCTGTTTTTATCAAGTTTTCATACCGTGGATAATATTGGCGTGGCGCAATTCAACAGACCTCTCAAGTGCTATTTCTATGCCGATATTTCGGCCATCGTGTCTATTGTTTTACTTGTCATAGTATTCACTCGGTATAACAGTGATGGACAGAAATTTATTCATGATCTTTCCGTGGATACCGTGGAAATGAGATCCCTAAGCTTACAACTCTTGAAACTCTCGGAGTTtagaaggaagaagaccGAATCTGCACTTATATCTCTTATAGTGCTCAGAAGCGCGCTATTCGTTCATGACAATTCGGAGGGTGCGAATGAAGAATTTAACTCTTATCCTGTGTTCAACATATACCTGTCCCTGTGTTTCCAGATGGGTATATATCTCGATACCAATACAATTGATATCCTAGTCtttaaaaagaaacgcTTGTTGAAATCACGTACAATGTCTCCTTCGCAGAGAAAGGAGTTATGGAACTATATCCAGACCGAGGATGCTGAGTACTCCGTTTCTATGGGTATACCTTTACTGATTGACTACAATTTTTGTGCTCCTTATTATAAAAGGTCCAATGTTTTCTTTGAGAAACAGAGAGAGTATTGTGTTCTGTTACTTCGGGAGATATCCATGAAACTCAATTCTTTGCGAGCCGTATCCATGCGGGAACTTCTTGCACTTCTTGACAAGATACTGTCTTTTTTCAAGAGAATCCCGTTTAAAGTATTTTCAGATCACGGGTTGCAGGGTGTGGACCTTGATGAAATGGCCAACCTATTAAAGttcaagtttcttctccttgataTGATACCTGCCTTGTGCCGCATGATAATTCATGCCATCAGCGGTCTCTTTGATAGTCATTCATTCGTTTTGCAAAACCAGGATactttcaattttcttACATCTTTAGCTCAGGAAATGTTCAGAACGCTACTCTTTGCGGTATCTTTATCACTATATATGATGACCCATATATGTGATGGTAGGAGCATATTCGGCAAAGAGCAGGATGGAAAGTATCTCATCTATTTCCGAGATGTGTTTGCCAAGTCAATGTCGACGTCATTCGTTTTATGGTATACATTGTTACTTTCTAAGGCGACAAAACATCCGGAATTAGTTACAGATATCTCTAATGCGGCATTGCTTCTGGATTATCCACCCGATTACAAAGGAAACATCAATGAGCAGCTCAACGTTTTTATTATAGAGGATGTCCTTCTGAGCAAACATTCGGGAAAAAGCATCGAGTATTGCGAAGCTGTATGCGGTAAGCTTCTCAGTATCTCAGAGTTGATAAATTTTGCGTCATCACTTTACGACATTATGGGCAGAAATGAATCAATTAAAAATAGTTTGGACTCATTCCTTACGCTCAAGGCTGTTATTTTATGGATGTATGGCCTTGAGACTGTACAAGAGTGCAAAGAGCTGCTGAACAGGAAAGAAATGACAGTGACAGATCTTATTACAAAGACGAAAGAAAGGGTGGAGTCCAGATTTAATATGGGTAGAGTGGACAGTGGAATCAAATTGAGTGATGAAAACATCCTGTTAGAGAAGATGTTTGATTCAATATTCTCGGAAAGTAACCTATTTGATTTGTCTCCAGATGGTAATTCGCAGAATGACTTGGCGTTACTTGACGGTGCGGAAACTATGAGTGTAAATCGTCATAGTAATATCCCTCTAAATTCGGAAATAAATTACGGAGATTACGAGTTCGATATGAACACGGAAGGTCCTTAG
- a CDS encoding uncharacterized protein (BUSCO:EOG093429OM), with translation MSQPIELDLSKDPIYDHCFSQDRRSVAITRANDVDIYDLTDVSGRPRLLVTLKHHDKPITALDISVDGKIVTCSQDRNALVWVPQPDGSTPKPTLVLLRINRAATCVKWSPNGKKFAVGSSARVISVCYFEGENDWWISKHIKRPLKSTILSLDWHPNNVLLACGSTDSHVRVFSAYIKGIDSKPATTVWGERLPFQTLCLDYNLGSWVHDIKFDPTAEFIGAVTHDASLNLIYPGPGEQEVAQVIKVKTSFLPFRSLIFATSSRIVVAGHDCYSIVFEGDAQHGWKNTYSIDDPKKKTRSDIENQSALNMFRQLDLKGSSDSTSASLLTVHQNTINVLRPFQQSTAGITKFSTCGNDGKVVVFDV, from the coding sequence ATGTCTCAACCAATTGAATTAGACCTTTCTAAGGATCCAATTTATGATCACTGCTTTTCGCAGGATAGGCGTTCTGTTGCCATTACAAGGGCCAACGACGTCGACATTTACGACCTTACCGATGTATCTGGTAGACCTCGTCTACTTGTCACTTTGAAACATCATGATAAACCAATTACTGCTTTGGACATTTCTGTTGATGGTAAAATAGTCACATGTTCTCAGGACAGAAACGCCTTGGTTTGGGTTCCGCAGCCTGACGGATCTACACCAAAACCTACTTTGGTCTTGTTAAGGATCAATAGAGCCGCCACTTGTGTAAAGTGGTCTCCCAATGGTAAAAAGTTTGCTGTTGGTTCTTCTGCTCGGGTCATCTCGGTCTGTtattttgaaggagaaaatgatTGGTGGATTTCTAAGCATATCAAGAGGCCGCTAAAGTCtaccattctttctttggactGGCACCCCAATAACGTGTTGCTTGCGTGTGGTTCTACAGATTCCCATGTTCGTGTGTTTTCTGCTTATATCAAGGGTATTGATTCCAAACCAGCTACTACTGTATGGGGTGAAAGATTGCCCTTTCAAACTCTATGTTTGGACTATAATCTTGGCTCGTGGGTACATGACATTAAGTTTGATCCAACCGCAGAGTTTATAGGTGCGGTGACTCATGATGcctctttgaatttgatctATCCTGGGCCGGGAGAGCAGGAGGTTGCCCAGGTAATTAAGGTTAAGACGTCATTTCTTCCGTTCAGATCTTTAATATTTGCTACCTCTTCTAGGATCGTTGTGGCTGGTCATGATTGCTATTCGATTGTGTTCGAAGGTGATGCACAACATGGCTGGAAAAATACTTACTCGATCGATGATCCTAAGAAGAAAACGCGGAGCGATATTGAGAATCAGTCCGCTTTGAATATGTTCAGGCAGTTGGATTTGAAAGGTTCTAGTGACAGCACTTCAGCCAGCTTACTTACCGTTCACCAGAATACCATCAATGTGTTGAGACCTTTCCAACAAAGTACTGCGGGAATCACCAAATTCAGTACCTGTGGTAATGATGGTAAAGTTGTTGTATTTGATGTTTAG
- a CDS encoding uncharacterized protein (EggNog:ENOG41) — protein sequence MEELISSSEECKITNESAKVIDLETFQVKKFRESDAGDGTVREDHLLYGFKLIVCVISLILCVFLVALDQMITAAVLTTISDHFQEFNKMTWITAAFLMPMGVCSQVWARLSISFGRKWIVIAGIILFEIGSLVAAISSSMNMFIGGRAIQGVGGSSIMTVVMVIATEITTIDKKPLVLASLSSTFVVASVLGPIIGGIFGTYVSWRWCFYLNICFGAVIFPFFIFTYKPKPPVGTFFEKLNTVDFLNCGLMMSSLVLLLLALSFGETGNTWKSSSVICCFVLGSLLLVAFCIDNFKYSKYPAIPPDIVSNVKADMAFLAFIMNFSCFMVLIQFLSIYFENVAGHNAFHTGLSLIPCAIPVALSAMFSAVIMKKYLLIKPICLISAVMLPISVGLLLLLPVQENMGRSIGFQILLGIATGLNFQGPMMSGLILAPKTPGSNILTMALFNSGRNIASAFFSLIAGVIYSATLKSALPQVASKLQETGISLTDVVSQISLLQEMNAHDQNLVINQIMHSIQNVFYLGLALSFVAFICTLFISDKKLPESDEVEA from the coding sequence ATGGAAGAATTAATCTCGTCGAGTGAAGAATGCAAAATAACGAACGAATCGGCTAAGGTAATTGACCTAGAAACCTTTCAAGTCAAGAAGTTTAGGGAAAGTGATGCCGGTGATGGAACTGTGAGGgaagatcatcttctctacggtttcaagttgattgtCTGCGTCATCTCACTTATATTGTGTGTTTTCTTGGTGGCTTTAGATCAAATGATCACAGCTGCAGTTTTGACTACCATTTCAGATCATTTCCAAGAATTTAATAAAATGACATGGATTACCGCAGCATTTTTGATGCCAATGGGTGTTTGTTCTCAAGTATGGGCAAGGCTTTCCATTAGTTTTGGCCGTAAATGGATAGTGATTGCCGGTATCATACTCTTTGAAATAGGATCATTGGTGGCTGctatatcttcttccatgAATATGTTTATTGGAGGCAGAGCAATTCAAGGAGTTGGTGGCTCATCTATTATGACAGTCGTCATGGTCATTGCTACGGAAATAACCACAATTGATAAGAAGCCGTTAGTTCTTGCTTCCTTGAGTAGCACTTTTGTCGTTGCTTCCGTTCTCGGTCCTATTATTGGTGGCATATTTGGTACTTATGTTTCTTGGAGATGGTGTTTCTATCTCAATATTTGTTTTGGTGCAGTCATTTTCCCCTTTTTTATCTTCACCTACAAGCCAAAGCCTCCAGTTGGAAcattctttgaaaagttgaacACTGTTGATTTCCTCAACTGTGGTTTAATGATGTCTTCCCTCGtactacttcttcttgcatTGTCATTTGGAGAAACTGGTAATACTTGGAAATCTTCTTCGGTGATATGCTGTTTTGTTCTTGGTAGTTTATTGTTGGTAGCCTTCTGCATAGACAATTTCAAATACTCCAAGTATCCTGCAATTCCCCCAGATATTGTGTCAAATGTAAAAGCTGATATGGCATTTCTTGCTTTTATCATGAATTTCAGTTGTTTTATGGTTTTGATTCAGTTTCTCAGTATTTACTTTGAGAATGTTGCTGGTCATAATGCTTTCCATACCGGATTGTCTCTTATTCCATGCGCCATTCCTGTGGCCCTCTCAGCAATGTTTTCTGCCGTgattatgaagaagtatCTACTAATAAAGCCTATTTGCTTAATTTCAGCTGTGATGCTCCCTATCTCTGTTGGCttgttgcttcttcttcccgTTCAGGAGAATATGGGTCGCAGTATTGGATTTCAGATTTTATTGGGAATTGCAACCGGATTAAATTTTCAAGGACCTATGATGAGTGGTCTTATTCTTGCACCAAAGACTCCAGGCTCAAACATATTAACTATGGCACTTTTCAATTCTGGAAGAAATATAGCTTCTGCctttttttcattaattGCTGGAGTTATTTACAGTGCTACCCTAAAATCCGCATTGCCTCAGGTAGCCTCAAAACTACAGGAAACCGGAATTTCTTTGACTGATGTTGTCAGTCAAATAAGTTTACTACAGGAAATGAATGCCCATGACCAGAACCTCGTAATCAATCAAATTATGCACAGTATTCAAAACGTATTTTATTTGGGTTTAGCATTGTCGTTTGTTGCGTTCATTTGCACGCTTTTTATTTCTGATAAAAAGCTACCAGAATCTGATGAGGTTGAAGCCTAG
- a CDS encoding uncharacterized protein (EggNog:ENOG41), translating into MLSCFDEIFDEIKQNWKAAHGATTLDYNLGVMNEKFLDEESVVTMINQILCPNYYAIQERLVFFQNHLNGLIFCNFVPMNMVHFFFFSYFVLDGSADTEMASFIRPKKSYKYSDVALIASITYLVLIFSRYNSKDEEGLQYQLRIDADQLRLLILRLLNISQFRKKATHQALLSLIVLRCSLFVYNNLEGVHESFNSYPLFQLCLVLCYQMGLHADHSGVDVMVYKDTSAMKTRTMSLSETRELWNYMQTEDAVYSISLGTPLLINYEFCAEFSSTPSDLFFQKRRRDIVSLMREVAITTNYRKDCSINDVLTLLDKVTFFCYQTSTTMFTTSQNSDLDELAYFCKIKLLLLQNIQNLCHMVILGVNELHRTHNNEVRKPENLQLLRNLSKEMYRQSLISAVVGVYLVKLICEGKTVFGEGTNTKYLVFFRDALSASMMRSFIVWFTFLLPKAVKSSDMLNELQKETMLRDYPPKENGYKKEIDVYVLERALYHKYTHEDEKLGEQLVTKLISPSELLKFASFHNKVSQNAIIKSSIDSFLAFKTVIVWIYILQTVKDCRSELENGHATMQEIVIKTKEQMRNNGGMGKIEDDVLITEDEQLKKMFDSIMADQGYSNITGSIFDLPVN; encoded by the coding sequence ATGCTTTCGTGCTTTGATGAAATATTTGACGAGATTAAACAAAATTGGAAAGCTGCACACGGGGCCACGACTCTAGACTACAATTTGGGTGTCATGAATGAGAAGTTTCTTGATGAGGAATCGGTAGTCACGATGATCAATCAGATCCTCTGTCCCAACTATTATGCCATTCAAGAAAGGTTGGTTTTCTTTCAGAATCATCTAAACGGACTAATATTCTGTAATTTTGTGCCTATGAATATGgttcattttttttttttttcataCTTTGTTTTGGATGGTTCTGCCGACACTGAAATGGCTTCTTTCATTAGACCTAAGAAGTCATACAAATATAGTGACGTCGCTCTTATTGCCTCAATAACATACTTGGTTTTGATTTTTTCGAGGTACAACAgcaaagatgaagagggTTTGCAGTATCAACTACGAATAGATGCAGATCAGCTACGGTTGTTGATCCTCCGACTTTTGAACATTTCGCAGTTCCGAAAAAAGGCAACTCACCAGGCATTGCTCTCCCTTATCGTGTTAAGGTGCAGCCTTTTCGTCTACAACAATTTGGAGGGAGTCCATGAAAGCTTTAATTCTTATCCATTGTTTCAATTGTGCTTAGTACTTTGTTATCAAATGGGATTACACGCCGACCATAGCGGGGTGGACGTAATGGTGTACAAAGATACATCTGCAATGAAAACTCGCACAATGTCTTTATCCGAGACGAGAGAATTATGGAACTATATGCAAACTGAGGATGCTGTGTATTCAATCTCTCTCGGCACTCCACTTCTCATTAACTACGAGTTTTGTGCTGAATTTAGTAGCACACCATCTGATCTGTTTTTCCAGAAAAGGCGTCGAGATATTGTGTCGCTAATGAGGGAAGTCGCCATTACAACTAATTACAGAAAAGATTGCTCAATAAATGATGTGCTTACTTTGCTTGACAAGGttacttttttttgctATCAGACATCGACTACTATGTTTACGACCTCTCAGAACAGCGATTTGGATGAGCTGGCGTATTTTTGCAAGATTAAGCTTTTACTTTTGCAGAATATTCAGAATTTATGCCATATGGTGATTCTGGGTGTCAATGAGCTTCATCGTACGCACAATAACGAAGTACGGAAGCCTGAAAACTTGCAGCTGCTTAGAAATCTCTCCAAGGAAATGTACAGGCAGTCCTTGATTTCTGCAGTGGTAGGTGTTTATCTTGTCAAACTTATCTGTGAGGGTAAGACTGTATTTGGGGAAGGAACCAACACTAAGTACCTTGTATTCTTTAGAGATGCACTCTCCGCATCAATGATGCGGTCATTTATTGTTTGGTTTACATTTTTGCTTCCGAAGGCTGTGAAGAGTTCTGATATGTTGAATGAGCTacagaaagagacaatGCTACGTGACTACCCACCAAAGGAAAATGGCTATAAGAAGGAAATCGATGTCTATGTGTTAGAACGAGCTCTATATCATAAGTATACTCATGAGGACGAGAAACTCGGGGAGCAACTTGTCACTAAACTTATTTCCCCTTCGGAACTATTGAAGTTTGCATCTTTCCATAATAAGGTTAGCCAAAATGCTATTATTAAAAGTAGCATTGATTCTTTCCTTGCCTTTAAGACTGTTATAGTCTGGATTTACATTTTACAGACGGTGAAAGATTGCAGAAGTGAGTTGGAAAATGGCCATGCTACAATGCAGGAGATTGTGATTAAAACCAAAGAACAGATGCGCAACAATGGCGGTATGGGCAAAATTGAAGACGACGTCCTCATaacagaagatgagcaattgaaaaagatgttCGATTCAATTATGGCAGATCAAGGCTATTCCAATATCACCGGATCCATCTTTGATCTTCCAGTCAATTAG
- a CDS encoding uncharacterized protein (EggNog:ENOG41): MNIVHSQFLSYFTSKAPVQFNRPPKCYFYTDISLIVAIVNLVYIFTRFNNDGKQFHFELLTKGSDLSSLALRLLRLSKFKNKRSQEALIALLVIRTGLFVYDNTVGDNAEVNSYPMFQQCIDIAYQIGIHSDPNFTTTIMFKDTPLLKSRTLSPSQTRELWNYMQMIDANVSFDSGSPLLINYDYCIGYLRQSDTAFERKKEGAVILMRQLSKTINSRKDVCLRDILQLIDKVTLFCFSTQLSSPTGDDMDELAYLFSMKLWFLQSLLSLCRMVIYGIMKLPQSESLNELSKEMYRQSVIAAVTSLFIIKDILLGKSIFGNDPNGKYVVFFRYLFSKSLGQSFVFWFSLLLHKTAVNTDLIGDVDKGSPLFDYPPDEISGDIILTTNLLEQALYHNYNNETTELAEKVCSKLISNETMNEFSSSLYDIVYQNDVLKSSLDSFMMLNLVIVWLSIIRTLEEFKSKLATKKATMKDVIAQTKQRVEHEFKTRSPFDTDGYQLEKLFDSILADHTWLPIDDNSDWQM; the protein is encoded by the coding sequence ATGAACATCGTCCATTCACAATTTTTGTCATATTTCACTTCGAAGGCACCGGTTCAATTCAACAGACCTCCCAAATGCTATTTCTACACAGACATATCTCTTATTGTGGCCATCGTTAATTTAGTTTATATATTCACCAGATTCAACAATGACGGGAAACAGTTCCATTTCGAACTACTGACTAAAGGTTCCGATCTCTCCTCTTTGGCATTGCGACTCTTGAGATTATCAAAATTCAAGAATAAGCGAAGCCAGGAGGCGTTGATAGCATTATTGGTAATTAGAACTGGGCTATTTGTTTATGATAATACCGTTGGTGATAACGCAGAGGTGAACTCATACCCGATGTTTCAACAGTGTATTGATATCGCCTACCAGATTGGAATTCATTCTGATCCCAACTTTACCACTACGATTATGTTCAAAGATACACCCTTGCTGAAGTCCCGAACGTTATCGCCATCCCAAACACGAGAGCTTTGGAATTATATGCAAATGATTGATGCAAATGTTTCATTTGATTCAGGCTCTCCTCTTCTTATAAATTATGATTACTGCATAGGGTATCTGAGGCAGTCGGACACTGCTtttgagagaaagaaggaaggagCTGTAATACTAATGAGGCAACTATCGAAAACTATTAACTCCCGAAAAGATGTATGCCTTAGGGacattcttcaacttattgATAAGGTAACCTTATTCTGTTTCTCTACCCAGCTCTCTTCTCCGACGGGAGATGATATGGACGAATTAGCTTATCTTTTCAGTATGAAATTATGGTTTCTACAGTCATTACTGTCTTTATGCCGGATGGTAATATATGGAATTATGAAATTACCTCAATCGGAGTCCTTAAATGAATTATCGAAAGAGATGTATAGACAGTCTGTGATAGCAGCTGTCACTTCATTATTTATAATCAAGGATATTCTGTTGGGAAAAAGCATCTTTGGCAATGACCCAAATGGCAAATATGTCGTCTTCTTCCGCTATCTTTTTTCGAAAAGCTTGGGACAATCATTCGTTTTCTGGTTTTCTCTTTTGCTTCATAAGACTGCAGTGAATACAGATCTAATCGGGGACGTGGATAAGGGGTCTCCACTATTTGATTATCCACCAGATGAAATTTCCGGGGACATCATCCTTACTACAAATTTGTTAGAACAGGCATTATACCATAATTATAATAATGAAACTACCGAACTTGCAGAAAAGGTATGTTCAAAGCTCATTTCCAATGAAACCATGAATGAattttcctcttcactATACGATATTGTTTATCAGAATGATGTTTTAAAGAGTAGCCTCGACTCTTTCATGATGTTGAATTTGGTGATTGTGTGGCTTTCCATAATACGTACTCTTGAGGAATTCAAGTCCAAGTTGGCCACTAAAAAAGCTACGATGAAAGATGTTATCGCTCAGACTAAGCAAAGAGTGGAACATGAATTTAAGACGAGAAGCCCCTTCGATACAGACGGGTATCAGCTAGAAAAATTATTTGATTCCATATTAGCTGATCATACTTGGCTTCCTATAGACGACAATTCCGATTGGCAAATGTGA
- the RPN11 gene encoding multicatalytic endopeptidase (MEROPS:MER0022005~BUSCO:EOG093435NA), translated as MDRLQSLLGGRMGGLGGGAGLQNQPTVDNAETVYISSLALLKMLKHGRAGVPMEVMGLMLGDFVDEFTIHVVDVFAMPQSGTGVSVEAVDDVFQTKMMDMLRQTGRDQMVVGWYHSHPGFGCWLSSVDVNTQQSFEQLNPRSVAVVIDPIQSVKGKVVIDAFRSIPSQVIMLGQEPRQTTSNVGLLHKPTIQSLIHGLNRSYYSLNIEYRKTSKETDMLLNLHKKEWTTGLKLQDYNDKEKENLEGTEKMVKIAKQYVERIQEEKELTEEQLKTRYVGKQDPKKHLTETAEKLIEDNTVSIAAGNVDRLAI; from the coding sequence ATGGACAGATTACAATCTCTTTTAGGAGGTCGCATGGGTGGACTTGGAGGTGGTGCTGGACTTCAGAACCAGCCTACTGTTGATAATGCTGAGACCGTCTACATTTCGTCGTTGGCACTATTGAAAATGCTTAAGCATGGAAGAGCCGGCGTTCCAATGGAAGTTATGGGTCTCATGTTGGGAGATTTTGTTGACGAGTTTACAATTCATGTGGTTGATGTTTTTGCTATGCCTCAATCTGGTACGGGTGTGTCTGTGGAGgctgttgatgatgttttccagacgaagatgatggataTGCTTAGACAGACAGGCAGAGATCAGATGGTAGTTGGCTGGTACCACTCGCATCCCGGCTTTGGATGCTGGTTATCATCTGTTGATGTCAATACACAACAATCGTTTGAGCAGTTGAATCCAAGGTCGGTGGCAGTGGTTATCGATCCAATTCAGTCTGTCAAGGGAAAAGTGGTGATAGACGCCTTCCGATCAATTCCATCTCAGGTTATTATGTTAGGTCAAGAACCTCGTCAAACAACCTCTAATGTTGGTCTTTTGCATAAGCCTACCATTCAATCCCTTATTCATGGATTGAATAGAAGTTACTACTCCCTTAATATCGAATACAGAAAGACATCGAAAGAGACAGATATGCTTTTAAATCTACATAAAAAGGAGTGGACAACTGGTTTGAAGTTACAGGACTATAAcgataaagaaaaggagaattTAGAGGGTACAGAGAAGATGGTAAAGATTGCCAAACAGTATGTGGAGAGAATCcaagaggagaaggagcTTACTGAGGAACAGCTTAAAACAAGATACGTGGGAAAGCAGGATCCCAAGAAGCATTTGACGGAAACTGCAGAAAAATTAATAGAAGATAACACGGTGTCGATTGCTGCAGGTAATGTGGATAGGTTAGCTATTTAA
- a CDS encoding uncharacterized protein (EggNog:ENOG41), which translates to MSNPNDNSSGDEGITNPQRYFPALSIDQTENSNNMQLPISESLPLLWFMQNNDLIIENRTSEPRDLLMSERTLLAWVKCGTLLCMVSALMIIDFRLDTTKPSNMGSDRGKRISKYSFAISIVLCVLGLGCFTVASIAYFKALYSYKHQKIQTYDITFLTAYLAFLCLSLFGIGILFMVKG; encoded by the coding sequence ATGTCTAATCCAAACGATAATTCTTCTGGAGATGAAGGCATCACAAATCCCCAACGATATTTTCCCGCATTATCAATAGACCAGACTGAAAACTCAAACAATATGCAACTGCCAATATCAGAGTCTCTTCCCTTACTGTGGTTCATGCAGAATAATGATTTAATAATCGAAAACAGAACTTCAGAGCCTCGAGATTTGTTGATGTCCGAAAGGACGCTATTGGCTTGGGTAAAATGTGGTACTTTGCTATGCATGGTGAGTGCATTGATGATCATAGACTTTAGATTAGATACCACGAAACCCAGTAATATGGGCAGTGATAGAGGTAAACGGATTTCCAAATACAGCTTTGCGATATCCATTGTGTTGTGTGTTTTAGGTCTTGGATGTTTTACCGTTGCTAGTATAGCCTATTTTAAGGCACTTTACAGCTACAAGCACCAAAAGATACAGACATATGATATTACATTTTTGACTGCCTATttggcttttctttgcctttctctttttggaatTGGCATCCTATTCATGGTCAAGGGTTGA